The following DNA comes from Candidatus Aegiribacteria sp..
ATACTGGATAGCTTCATATCATGAACGTCCTCTCCCCCCAGAAAGACAGTACCTTCGGGAGGATCGTACAATCTCATAAGCAACTCTACTAGTGTTGTTTTTCCCGATCCGGTGCGGCCGACAATGCCAAGGGTTCCCCCTGATGGCAACTGGAAGGATATATCCGTAAGGATCTCTATTTCGGTGCCCGGATAGGTAAAGGAAAGATTCTTCACGAGTATGGCAGATTCTGGCTTGATATCCTTCGCGCCATCTGTGATATCAGGTATAGTTGTAAATATTTTTTGGAGCCTGTCCATACTTGCAGCACCCCTCTGTAGCAGATTAACCACCCATCCTATTGCTATCATCGGCCATATCAGCATCATCAGGTAACTGGAAAAGGCGACAAATTCACCCAGCGAGATGATGCCTTTCACAACCATCGAACCTCCTGCTCCAAGAAGTATGGCCATGCTGGCCATGGCAAGGGCACCGATCATCGGTTGGAACATTCCCCATATCCTGGCAAGTTTTACGTTCTGCTGAACACAGTTCTCCGCTTTTTCAGAGAAGTAACTGTCCTCGGACTTCTCATCTCCGTAGGCCTTAATGACCCTCACGCCTGAAAGGGATTCCTGTGCTTTTTCGGTAAGGGTGGAAAAAGCCTTCTGGACAGACTCGAATCGCTTGTGAATCAACGCACCGAATTTAAGCATCATCAAGGCTATGAAGGGTAGCGGTATCATGGTAAGAAGGGTCAGCTTCCAGTTCATTATGAGCATGATGGTGATGCTGGATAGAGAAAGAAATATGGCATCGAACGATGCAATGGTTGCTATTCCGGTAGCCATTCGCACGGCACTGATATCGTTGGTTGCGTGGGCCATGATGTCGCCCACTTTGGTCTGATCGTAATACTGTGGTGACAGTGTCTGAAGATGGTCGTAAAGTTCCTGTCTTATGTTCCTGTCAATTCTATGGCTGGAGCCGATGACAAGATATCTCCAGAAGAACCTGAAGATACCCATTATCACGTAGAGTCCAAGTATTGCAAGTCCAAGTTTCAAAAGAAGGGAATTGGTTGCCATTCCGCTCGCGAGGCTGTCGATGACTTTTTCGAAAATCTGTGGAACAATCAGCTGCATTGCATCCACTATTATTAGGGTAACAAGCCCAAGTCCAATGGCTTTCCTATGATTTAGAACCCGTTTAAAAAGAAGCTTTAAACTGGACTTGCTGATACCTTTTTTCTGTGATGGTGATTTCAAATGTATCCCTTCAGCTGAAGCGCTTGGAATTATTCAGATGGGCATCAGACTACGCTGGCCGCAATAGTTATTCGTATGCGTCTTCTTCCGATTCTATAATTATGTACTCGATTAATTTTAGCTTCTGAAGATCCGGGTCAACCGACCACCCCTCTTCAGCGGGAACGGCAGTAATGGCAACCGGAAGTCCGTACTGTGATACAAGTTCCTGGGCCAGTTCACC
Coding sequences within:
- a CDS encoding ABC transporter ATP-binding protein/permease, which encodes MKSPSQKKGISKSSLKLLFKRVLNHRKAIGLGLVTLIIVDAMQLIVPQIFEKVIDSLASGMATNSLLLKLGLAILGLYVIMGIFRFFWRYLVIGSSHRIDRNIRQELYDHLQTLSPQYYDQTKVGDIMAHATNDISAVRMATGIATIASFDAIFLSLSSITIMLIMNWKLTLLTMIPLPFIALMMLKFGALIHKRFESVQKAFSTLTEKAQESLSGVRVIKAYGDEKSEDSYFSEKAENCVQQNVKLARIWGMFQPMIGALAMASMAILLGAGGSMVVKGIISLGEFVAFSSYLMMLIWPMIAIGWVVNLLQRGAASMDRLQKIFTTIPDITDGAKDIKPESAILVKNLSFTYPGTEIEILTDISFQLPSGGTLGIVGRTGSGKTTLVELLMRLYDPPEGTVFLGGEDVHDMKLSSIRGMFGYVPQETFLFAMSVADNIAFGNSDISRGGIEELSSVVDIDTEIQDFTEGYDTMVGERGVTLSGGQKQRVAIARALAVKPRILVLDDALSSVDTETEAAILSRLKKDISDLTSIIIAHRISTIQNADNIIVIDDGGIVEHGTHNELLKHDGFYAELYRMQQLEEEAKKEERFEGGED